A genomic window from Patescibacteria group bacterium includes:
- a CDS encoding ZIP family metal transporter — protein sequence METFFWIILSTFLISLIAFVGALALFLKERLLDKILLIFVAFSAGALIGGAFFHLIPEAIARAGINQILNTFFYLIFGFCLFFVLEQFIGWHHHHTREHPEIMPFSYLILISDAVHNFIDGLIIAASFVIGFPIGAVTALVVALHEIPQEIGDFGVLVYGGFKKGKALFLNFISGTTVVFGGIFGFLFAEKIGDKTIFLLPFAAGTFIYIACSDLIPEIKREVNIKNSLIHFFVFLAGIGLMLIIKLR from the coding sequence ATGGAAACTTTCTTTTGGATAATTTTAAGTACATTTTTAATCAGTCTAATAGCCTTTGTTGGGGCTTTAGCCTTATTTTTAAAGGAAAGGTTATTGGATAAAATCCTCCTAATCTTTGTTGCTTTTTCAGCCGGAGCTTTAATTGGAGGAGCATTTTTCCATTTAATACCGGAAGCAATTGCCAGAGCTGGAATTAACCAAATTTTAAACACATTTTTTTACTTAATTTTTGGCTTTTGTCTTTTTTTCGTCCTTGAACAATTTATCGGATGGCACCACCATCACACTAGGGAACATCCTGAAATAATGCCATTTTCTTACCTGATTTTAATCAGTGATGCTGTTCATAATTTTATTGATGGTTTAATTATTGCTGCTTCCTTTGTGATTGGATTTCCAATTGGAGCAGTTACTGCTTTAGTGGTAGCCCTGCATGAAATTCCCCAAGAAATTGGTGATTTCGGAGTTTTAGTTTACGGTGGATTTAAGAAAGGCAAGGCTTTGTTTCTCAATTTTATCTCAGGAACTACTGTTGTTTTTGGAGGAATTTTTGGCTTTCTTTTTGCTGAAAAGATAGGGGACAAGACTATTTTTCTTTTACCTTTTGCCGCCGGCACTTTTATTTATATCGCCTGTTCGGATTTGATTCCTGAAATTAAACGGGAAGTAAATATTAAGAATTCACTCATCCATTTTTTCGTATTTTTAGCTGGGATAGGCCTAATGTTAATCATAAAGTTAAGATAA
- a CDS encoding FMN-binding glutamate synthase family protein — protein sequence MNQNWIREIQERVKGIPISSGRSDKFGKISFDDLVFVPAQLAKRPVDYFKEEISSKTIIGKKSKKPIELKTPIIIGAMSFGALSGEAKIALAKASTIVGTIENTGEGGILSEERKFSKYLIVQYSTGRFGIDEEILKKADAIEIKIGQGAKPGMGGYLPGEKVTEEIARIRKVEKDKEIRSPACHPDIKNVEDLREKVRWLREITNGSLIIIKLGAGDIENDIKLAVKANPDIIAIDGKEGGTGAAPRVLLDEVGIPTLSALVKAREVLDEIKTSQELWIGGGLNKGGDFAKALALGADAVFVAFPLLIAMGCTYCRLCHVGKCPKGIATQDPELRKNLNIEKASQSIASFIRNCTEEIKMITGACGKNDVHHLTKEDLRTLTSDMAKISGVKLVSD from the coding sequence ATGAATCAAAATTGGATTAGAGAAATTCAAGAAAGGGTAAAGGGAATTCCTATTTCCAGTGGTAGATCCGATAAATTTGGCAAAATTAGTTTTGATGATTTGGTTTTCGTCCCAGCCCAGTTAGCTAAAAGACCGGTAGATTATTTTAAAGAGGAAATTAGCTCAAAGACAATTATCGGTAAAAAAAGTAAAAAACCGATAGAACTTAAAACCCCAATTATCATTGGAGCGATGTCTTTTGGGGCTTTGTCTGGCGAGGCAAAGATTGCCTTAGCCAAGGCTTCGACAATCGTCGGAACAATCGAAAACACTGGAGAAGGAGGAATACTGTCCGAGGAAAGGAAATTTTCAAAATATTTAATCGTTCAGTACAGCACTGGAAGGTTTGGTATAGATGAAGAAATATTAAAAAAGGCTGATGCCATTGAGATTAAAATTGGACAGGGGGCAAAGCCAGGTATGGGTGGCTATTTACCAGGAGAAAAGGTAACCGAAGAAATCGCCAGAATTAGAAAAGTTGAGAAAGATAAAGAAATTCGTTCTCCGGCCTGTCATCCGGATATAAAAAATGTTGAAGATTTAAGAGAAAAAGTAAGATGGTTAAGAGAAATTACAAATGGCAGCCTTATTATTATTAAATTAGGGGCTGGCGATATTGAAAATGATATTAAATTGGCAGTAAAAGCTAATCCCGATATAATTGCTATTGATGGAAAGGAAGGAGGAACGGGAGCAGCTCCTCGAGTTTTACTTGATGAAGTAGGGATTCCCACTCTCTCTGCCTTGGTAAAAGCCCGAGAAGTGTTAGATGAAATAAAAACTTCCCAGGAATTATGGATAGGGGGTGGATTAAATAAAGGTGGCGATTTTGCCAAGGCTTTAGCCTTGGGAGCCGATGCAGTATTTGTTGCCTTCCCTTTACTAATTGCCATGGGTTGTACCTATTGTAGATTGTGTCATGTAGGAAAATGTCCAAAGGGAATTGCCACTCAAGACCCAGAATTAAGAAAAAATTTAAATATTGAAAAAGCCAGCCAGAGCATTGCTTCTTTCATAAGAAATTGCACAGAAGAAATAAAAATGATTACCGGAGCCTGTGGAAAGAATGATGTCCATCATTTAACTAAAGAAGATTTAAGAACCCTAACTTCAGATATGGCAAAAATCAGTGGGGTTAAATTAGTTTCGGATTAA